Proteins encoded within one genomic window of Pararhizobium capsulatum DSM 1112:
- the hfq gene encoding RNA chaperone Hfq has product MAERSQNLQDLFLNTVRKQKISLTIFLINGVKLTGVVTSFDNFCVLLRRDGHSQLVYKHAISTIMPGQPMQMFESEESAS; this is encoded by the coding sequence ATGGCGGAACGTTCTCAGAACCTGCAGGACCTTTTTCTCAATACAGTCCGCAAGCAGAAAATATCTTTGACGATTTTTCTTATCAATGGTGTGAAACTGACAGGGGTCGTCACGTCTTTTGACAACTTCTGTGTGCTTTTGCGTCGTGACGGTCATTCGCAGCTGGTGTACAAGCACGCCATCTCGACCATCATGCCGGGTCAGCCGATGCAGATGTTCGAGAGCGAAGAATCCGCTTCCTGA
- the hflX gene encoding GTPase HflX → MRALVVVPVLKKTGRQAAADPSVPTTTRSDESRLEETVGLALAIDLTVVQGLIVPVAQPKPGTLLGTGKIEEIGHLLTEHNAGLVIVDHPLTPVQQRNLEKEWNAKVIDRTGLILEIFGRRASTKEGTLQVELAHLNYQKGRLVRSWTHLERQRGGAGFLGGPGETQIEADRRLLQEKILKLEKELEQVRRTRQLHRAKRKKVPHPIVALVGYTNAGKSTLFNRITGAGVLAEDMLFATLDPTLRRMKLPQGRTVMLSDTVGFISDLPTHLVAAFRATLEEVLEADLILHVRDLSDPDNQVQSSDVLRILADLGIDEKAGAERIIEVWNKIDRLEPEAHEALVQKAATGENTVAVSAVTGEGVDAMIAEISKRLSGVMTETTVVLTTDKLQLLSWIYEHAIIDGRDDLEDGSVSLDLRLTATEAAELDRRLGNGPRPVAEDW, encoded by the coding sequence ATGCGCGCTCTCGTCGTCGTTCCGGTTCTGAAGAAAACCGGCCGCCAAGCTGCGGCCGATCCTTCTGTGCCGACGACAACCCGTTCCGATGAAAGCCGTCTCGAAGAGACTGTTGGGCTTGCTCTGGCCATCGACCTGACAGTCGTGCAGGGGCTGATTGTCCCGGTCGCGCAGCCGAAGCCCGGTACGTTGCTGGGTACAGGCAAGATCGAGGAAATCGGCCACCTGCTGACCGAGCACAATGCCGGCCTTGTCATTGTCGACCACCCGCTGACGCCGGTTCAGCAGCGCAATCTCGAGAAGGAATGGAACGCCAAGGTCATCGACCGGACGGGCCTTATCCTCGAAATCTTCGGCCGCCGCGCCTCCACCAAGGAAGGCACGCTGCAAGTCGAGCTTGCACATCTCAATTACCAGAAGGGCCGGCTGGTTCGCAGCTGGACCCACCTTGAACGTCAGCGCGGTGGCGCAGGCTTCCTCGGTGGCCCTGGTGAAACCCAGATCGAAGCCGACCGTCGGCTTCTGCAGGAAAAGATCCTGAAGCTCGAAAAGGAGCTGGAGCAGGTGCGCCGCACCCGCCAGCTGCACCGTGCCAAGCGGAAAAAGGTGCCGCACCCGATCGTGGCGCTGGTCGGCTATACCAACGCCGGCAAGTCGACGCTGTTCAACCGCATCACTGGCGCAGGCGTTCTGGCCGAGGACATGCTGTTTGCCACGCTCGATCCGACGCTGCGGCGCATGAAGCTGCCGCAGGGCCGCACCGTCATGCTTTCCGATACCGTCGGTTTCATCTCCGACCTGCCGACCCATCTGGTGGCTGCTTTCCGGGCGACGCTGGAAGAGGTTCTGGAAGCCGACCTGATCCTGCATGTGCGCGATCTCTCGGACCCGGACAATCAGGTTCAGTCGAGTGATGTCCTGCGCATCCTTGCCGATCTCGGCATCGACGAGAAGGCTGGCGCAGAACGCATCATCGAAGTCTGGAACAAGATCGATCGGTTAGAGCCAGAGGCGCACGAGGCGTTGGTGCAGAAGGCTGCGACTGGCGAAAACACGGTCGCGGTTTCTGCTGTGACAGGTGAGGGTGTCGATGCGATGATAGCTGAAATCAGCAAGCGTCTCTCTGGCGTGATGACGGAAACTACCGTGGTCTTGACGACGGACAAGCTACAATTGCTCTCTTGGATTTACGAGCACGCAATTATTGACGGGCGTGACGACCTTGAGGATGGTTCCGTAAGCCTCGACCTGCGCCTGACGGCCACGGAGGCAGCCGAACTCGATAGACGTTTAGGCAACGGGCCGAGGCCCGTGGCTGAAGACTGGTAA
- the mazG gene encoding nucleoside triphosphate pyrophosphohydrolase, with protein MQPSRDISRLIEIMEALRQPETGCPWDVVQTFESIKPYTIEEAYEVADAIERNDMDDLCDELGDLLLQVVFHARMAEEAGDFSFGDVVEAVTRKMIRRHPHVFARSDADTPEAVKLQWDAIKQAEKAERRARRAKHGLPEDPDAGYLGSVQRSFPALIEALKLQERAAKVGFDWSEPEPILDKIEEEVAELREALKSGNKSKVADELGDLIFAVVNIGRHVGAEPEMALRGTNTKFRRRFSHIETTLDANGESLEEATLERMEDLWQAAKAIERQLG; from the coding sequence ATGCAGCCTTCCCGCGATATCAGCCGCCTCATCGAAATCATGGAAGCCTTGCGGCAGCCGGAAACGGGTTGCCCGTGGGATGTCGTCCAAACCTTCGAGAGCATCAAGCCCTATACGATCGAGGAGGCCTACGAGGTGGCCGACGCGATTGAGCGCAATGACATGGACGATCTTTGCGATGAGCTGGGCGACCTGCTGCTGCAGGTGGTTTTTCACGCGCGCATGGCCGAGGAAGCGGGTGACTTCTCATTCGGCGACGTGGTCGAGGCTGTCACCCGCAAAATGATCCGCCGCCATCCGCATGTGTTCGCCCGCTCGGACGCCGACACGCCGGAAGCGGTGAAGCTGCAATGGGATGCGATCAAACAGGCGGAAAAGGCCGAACGCCGTGCCCGCCGGGCCAAACATGGCCTGCCGGAAGACCCGGATGCCGGTTACCTCGGCTCTGTGCAGCGCAGCTTTCCGGCGCTGATCGAGGCTTTGAAGCTGCAGGAACGTGCCGCCAAAGTCGGTTTCGACTGGTCCGAACCCGAACCGATCCTCGACAAGATCGAGGAGGAAGTCGCGGAGCTTCGCGAAGCGCTGAAAAGCGGCAACAAGAGCAAGGTTGCCGATGAACTGGGCGACCTGATCTTCGCCGTCGTCAATATCGGCCGCCATGTCGGCGCGGAGCCGGAAATGGCGCTGCGCGGCACCAACACCAAATTCCGCCGCCGCTTTTCGCATATCGAGACTACGCTGGATGCCAATGGCGAGAGCCTGGAAGAGGCGACGCTGGAGCGTATGGAAGATCTCTGGCAGGCGGCGAAAGCTATCGAGCGGCAGTTAGGGTGA
- a CDS encoding deaminase, with protein MPQTEPTALAARLLSVIEHDILPLTEKGVAAGNKVFGAAILRKSDLSLVLAETNNETENPLWHGEVHTLKRFYERADKQDTKDLIFLSTHEPCSMCLSAITWAGFDNFYYFFSHEDSRDAFAIPHDLKILKEVFRLEPGGYAKNNAFWHSAKIGDLIATAEPALKGELKEQDARIRARYDALSESYQSGKSGNDIPLN; from the coding sequence ATGCCCCAAACCGAACCCACCGCTCTGGCCGCCCGCCTGCTCTCCGTTATCGAGCACGACATCCTGCCGCTCACGGAAAAGGGCGTTGCGGCCGGCAACAAGGTGTTCGGCGCAGCGATCCTGCGTAAGTCCGATCTCTCGCTGGTGCTGGCCGAGACCAACAACGAGACGGAAAATCCGCTCTGGCATGGCGAAGTGCATACGCTGAAGCGCTTCTACGAGCGGGCCGACAAGCAGGACACCAAGGACCTGATCTTTCTCTCCACCCACGAGCCGTGCTCGATGTGCCTTTCGGCCATCACCTGGGCCGGATTCGACAATTTCTACTATTTCTTCAGCCACGAAGATTCGCGCGATGCCTTTGCCATTCCGCACGACCTGAAAATCCTGAAGGAGGTTTTCCGGCTCGAACCCGGCGGCTATGCCAAGAACAACGCCTTCTGGCACTCGGCCAAGATCGGCGATCTCATCGCGACAGCGGAACCGGCGCTCAAGGGGGAACTGAAGGAGCAGGATGCCCGCATCCGCGCCCGGTATGATGCCCTTTCCGAAAGCTACCAGTCCGGCAAATCCGGCAACGACATTCCGTTGAACTGA
- the cysG gene encoding siroheme synthase CysG, translated as MSEQLTVFPAFFRVAQKCVAVFGNGDEAYAKVRLLMNTQARIVVYVDEPELDFATFLERNAIETIRAAFTSSQVDGATLVFAATGDATQDRIIVAAARAQKIPVNAVDQPDYCDFLTPALVNRAPVAVAIGTEGAGPVLAQMIRAQIDQLLSPSLGRVASLAQAYRGAVDRLLPRGVARRVFWHRFFSGAVADQVALGKDAEARREATKLLQSMEKVAGHVWLVGAGPGAEDLLTLRAQRVMMQADVLVYDALVPQAIVDKGRRDAERISVGKRKGCHSKSQDEINQLLVRLGREGKRVVRLKSGDPLVFGRAGEEMAALRDAGVTYEIVPGITSAFAAAADFELPLTLRGVSSSLIFTTGHDLAGDVLPDWARLAISGATISVYMGRTVAASVAARLMEAGLPAETTVAVIENASRADRRLLHGTLRDLPDLEHRDELSGPVMVIIGDAVAGANFERSEPLVRGKSIKGEAVLRHKESETRN; from the coding sequence ATGAGCGAACAGCTGACCGTTTTCCCGGCCTTCTTCCGCGTTGCGCAGAAATGTGTGGCGGTTTTCGGCAATGGTGACGAGGCTTATGCCAAGGTCCGGCTGTTGATGAACACGCAGGCCCGCATCGTCGTTTATGTGGACGAGCCGGAATTGGATTTTGCGACTTTTCTTGAGCGGAATGCGATCGAGACGATCCGCGCAGCCTTCACGTCCTCGCAGGTCGATGGGGCAACGCTTGTCTTTGCTGCCACTGGCGATGCGACGCAGGATCGAATTATTGTTGCTGCGGCTCGCGCCCAGAAAATTCCGGTCAATGCCGTCGATCAGCCGGATTATTGCGATTTCCTGACGCCCGCGTTGGTCAACCGCGCGCCCGTCGCTGTTGCGATTGGCACGGAAGGGGCGGGGCCGGTTCTCGCCCAGATGATCCGGGCGCAGATCGATCAGCTGCTTTCGCCATCGCTCGGTCGCGTAGCTTCATTGGCGCAGGCCTATCGAGGGGCCGTCGATCGTCTGTTACCCCGCGGCGTTGCGCGCCGGGTCTTCTGGCATCGGTTTTTCTCCGGCGCGGTCGCCGATCAGGTGGCGCTTGGCAAGGATGCCGAAGCCCGCCGCGAGGCGACGAAGCTGCTGCAGTCGATGGAGAAGGTCGCCGGCCATGTCTGGCTTGTTGGTGCCGGTCCGGGCGCTGAGGACCTCCTGACGCTGCGTGCGCAACGCGTGATGATGCAGGCGGATGTGCTCGTCTATGACGCGCTCGTTCCGCAGGCGATCGTCGATAAGGGGCGGCGCGACGCGGAGCGGATTTCGGTCGGCAAGCGCAAGGGTTGCCATTCGAAGTCACAGGATGAGATCAATCAGCTGCTCGTGCGTCTTGGCCGGGAAGGAAAGCGCGTCGTGCGGCTGAAGTCCGGCGATCCGTTGGTCTTCGGCCGGGCAGGTGAGGAGATGGCGGCGCTGCGCGATGCGGGCGTGACCTATGAGATCGTGCCCGGTATTACGTCAGCCTTTGCGGCGGCGGCTGATTTTGAATTGCCGTTGACGCTGCGTGGCGTATCCTCGTCGCTGATTTTTACCACTGGCCATGATCTGGCGGGTGACGTTTTGCCTGATTGGGCAAGGCTGGCGATTTCAGGCGCCACGATTTCAGTTTATATGGGGCGTACCGTTGCAGCCTCGGTTGCCGCGCGCCTGATGGAAGCCGGGCTGCCTGCGGAAACGACGGTTGCAGTGATCGAGAATGCCAGCCGCGCCGACCGCAGGCTGCTTCACGGCACACTGCGGGATCTGCCGGATCTGGAGCATCGCGACGAACTCAGCGGCCCGGTCATGGTGATCATCGGCGATGCCGTTGCGGGTGCGAATTTCGAGCGCTCCGAACCGCTGGTTCGGGGCAAGTCGATCAAGGGCGAGGCAGTGCTGCGCCACAAGGAAAGCGAAACAAGGAACTGA
- a CDS encoding DUF2849 domain-containing protein — protein sequence MADKVLTANRLSDGISVWLDAAGNWVESLQDAFVARHAEAVTALEATGKTAFADNKVVDVNVIDIEEVDGVLRPLRLRERIRAEGPTIDYATGYKGLSGPVQAA from the coding sequence ATGGCAGACAAGGTCTTGACCGCAAATCGCCTTTCGGACGGCATCTCCGTCTGGCTCGATGCCGCCGGAAACTGGGTGGAATCGCTGCAGGACGCTTTCGTCGCCCGTCATGCAGAGGCTGTCACGGCGCTGGAAGCCACCGGGAAAACGGCTTTCGCCGATAACAAGGTGGTTGACGTCAATGTCATTGACATCGAAGAGGTCGATGGTGTGTTGCGTCCCTTGCGTCTTCGCGAACGCATCCGTGCCGAAGGCCCGACCATTGACTATGCAACCGGCTACAAGGGTCTGAGCGGCCCGGTCCAGGCGGCTTGA
- a CDS encoding nitrite/sulfite reductase, translating into MYRYDEFDHAFVSDRVEQFRDQVTRRLSGELAEDAFKPLRLMNGVYLQLHAYMLRVAIPYGTLNSRQMRMLAHIARKYDRGYGHFTTRQNIQYNWPSLSDTPDILAELASVEMHALQTSGNCIRNVTADHFAGAAADEVADPRPYAEILRQWSSVHPEFSFLPRKFKIAVTGAERDRAAIQVHDIGLHLKKNEAGEIGFAVYVGGGQGRTPMIAKKIKDFLPEADLLSYTTAIMRVYNLHGRRDNKYKARIKILVHETGVEELAGQVEQEFLQLKNTELKLPEADIQAISTYFALPELAQRPEGWANLAGWKKADAEFARWVHQNVQPHKNPDYGMVTISLKPIGGIPGDATDVQMDAIADLAEEYAFDEIRISHEQNIIFPHVALADLEAVYRGLVSIGLATANAGLITDIIACPGLDYCALANARSIPLSQEISTRFGDPERQANIGELKIKISGCINACGHHHVGHIGLLGVEKKGAELYQITLGGSGDENTSIGEIIGRGFEPEKVTDAIETIVETYLGLRLDAGEKFLDAYRRVGPQPFKEALYGNGAQAAA; encoded by the coding sequence ATGTATCGTTACGATGAATTCGACCACGCCTTTGTCTCTGATCGTGTCGAGCAGTTCCGCGATCAGGTGACACGTCGCCTGTCCGGCGAACTGGCGGAGGATGCCTTCAAGCCGCTGCGGCTGATGAACGGCGTTTATTTGCAGCTGCATGCCTATATGCTGCGCGTTGCCATTCCCTATGGCACGCTGAACAGCCGCCAGATGCGTATGCTGGCCCATATCGCCCGTAAATATGACCGCGGTTATGGCCACTTCACCACACGCCAGAACATCCAGTATAATTGGCCGAGCCTTTCGGACACGCCGGATATCCTGGCCGAGCTGGCGTCTGTTGAGATGCATGCGTTGCAGACGTCGGGCAACTGTATCCGCAACGTCACCGCCGATCATTTTGCCGGTGCTGCGGCCGACGAAGTCGCAGATCCGCGCCCCTATGCGGAAATCCTGCGCCAGTGGTCGTCGGTTCACCCGGAATTTTCGTTCCTGCCGCGCAAGTTCAAGATCGCCGTCACCGGCGCCGAGCGTGACCGAGCAGCTATCCAGGTTCACGATATCGGTCTGCATCTGAAGAAGAACGAGGCCGGTGAAATCGGCTTTGCCGTCTATGTCGGCGGCGGGCAGGGGCGTACCCCGATGATCGCCAAGAAGATCAAGGACTTCCTGCCGGAAGCCGATCTCCTGTCATACACCACGGCCATCATGCGCGTTTACAACCTGCACGGCCGTCGCGACAACAAGTACAAGGCCCGCATCAAGATCCTCGTCCATGAAACCGGCGTCGAGGAGCTGGCCGGTCAGGTCGAGCAGGAGTTCCTGCAGCTCAAGAACACCGAGCTGAAGCTTCCCGAAGCTGACATCCAGGCGATCTCGACCTATTTCGCGTTGCCGGAATTGGCGCAGCGTCCCGAAGGCTGGGCGAACCTCGCGGGCTGGAAGAAGGCGGATGCCGAATTTGCCCGCTGGGTTCACCAGAACGTGCAGCCGCACAAGAACCCCGACTATGGCATGGTAACGATCTCGCTGAAGCCGATCGGCGGCATCCCCGGGGATGCGACCGACGTGCAGATGGACGCGATTGCCGATCTCGCCGAAGAATATGCTTTCGACGAAATCCGCATCAGCCACGAGCAGAACATCATCTTCCCGCATGTGGCGCTGGCCGATCTCGAAGCTGTCTATCGTGGCCTGGTCTCCATCGGTCTTGCAACGGCCAATGCCGGCCTGATCACCGATATCATTGCCTGTCCCGGGCTGGACTACTGCGCGCTTGCCAATGCGCGCTCCATTCCCCTGTCGCAGGAAATCTCGACGCGCTTCGGCGATCCCGAGCGTCAGGCCAATATCGGTGAGCTGAAGATCAAGATTTCGGGCTGCATCAATGCCTGCGGCCACCACCATGTCGGCCATATCGGCCTGCTGGGCGTGGAGAAGAAGGGTGCCGAACTTTACCAGATCACGCTCGGTGGTTCTGGCGACGAGAACACCTCGATAGGCGAAATTATTGGCCGTGGCTTTGAACCGGAGAAGGTAACGGATGCGATCGAGACGATTGTCGAGACCTATCTCGGCCTGCGTCTCGATGCCGGCGAAAAATTCCTCGATGCCTATCGCCGCGTTGGCCCGCAACCCTTCAAGGAGGCGCTGTACGGCAATGGCGCACAGGCAGCCGCCTAA